In one Methylobacterium sp. SyP6R genomic region, the following are encoded:
- a CDS encoding precorrin-8X methylmutase encodes MNPRLDYIRDGAAIYARSFAMIRAESDLARFHGAAERVAVRMIHACGMTDLPADIDLSPDFAEAAESALRRGAPILCDVRMVADGVTRARLPANNDVVCTLSDPRVPDLAKRLDTTRSAAAMELWRDRLAGSVVVVGNAPTALFRLLEMLDEGVAPPAAVIGIPVGFVGAAESKDALAADGRVPFLVVRGRRGGSAMAAAAVNALANEVE; translated from the coding sequence ATGAATCCGCGCCTCGACTATATCCGCGACGGCGCCGCCATCTACGCGCGCTCCTTCGCGATGATCCGCGCCGAATCCGACCTCGCGCGCTTCCACGGCGCCGCCGAGCGGGTGGCGGTGCGGATGATCCATGCCTGCGGCATGACCGACCTGCCCGCCGACATCGACCTGTCGCCCGACTTCGCCGAGGCCGCCGAATCGGCGCTGCGCCGCGGCGCGCCGATCCTGTGCGACGTCCGCATGGTCGCCGACGGCGTGACCCGGGCGCGACTGCCGGCCAACAACGACGTGGTCTGCACCCTGTCCGACCCGCGCGTCCCGGACCTGGCGAAGCGCCTCGACACCACCCGCTCCGCCGCCGCGATGGAATTGTGGCGCGACCGGCTCGCCGGCTCCGTCGTCGTCGTCGGCAACGCCCCGACCGCCCTGTTCCGCCTGCTCGAGATGCTGGACGAGGGCGTGGCGCCCCCGGCCGCGGTGATCGGCATCCCGGTCGGCTTCGTCGGCGCGGCCGAATCGAAGGATGCGCTCGCCGCGGATGGAAGGGTGCCGTTCCTGGTGGTGCGCGGCCGGCGCGGCGGCAGCGCCATGGCGGCGGCGGCGGTCAACGCGCTCGCCAACGAGGTCGAGTGA
- a CDS encoding precorrin-2 C(20)-methyltransferase, with translation MDGPSAFPVADPAEMPSAPRIAVTGTLYGVGMGPGDPDYLTVRAVRVLERAHHLVHFCKAGKRGNARTIADAVVQDAAREWPLPYPYTTELHPEDPAYVAALAAFYDEAATSLAEVLASGRDVAILSEGDPFFYGSFMHLWRRLKDRFPVEVVPGVTGMSGCWTRANTPITWGDDVLTVLPATLPYATLVARLSTTDAAVVMKLGRHLPKVRAALTEAGLIGRAVYVERGTMAGETVTPLSQKPDDRAPYFSMVLVPGEGRRP, from the coding sequence ATGGACGGTCCTTCCGCGTTCCCGGTCGCCGATCCGGCCGAGATGCCGTCCGCGCCGCGAATTGCCGTCACCGGCACGCTCTACGGGGTCGGCATGGGGCCGGGCGACCCGGATTACCTCACCGTGCGGGCGGTCCGGGTGCTGGAGCGCGCCCACCACCTCGTGCATTTCTGCAAGGCCGGCAAGCGCGGCAACGCCCGCACCATCGCCGACGCGGTGGTGCAGGACGCGGCCCGCGAATGGCCGCTGCCCTATCCCTACACCACCGAACTGCACCCCGAGGACCCGGCTTACGTGGCGGCGCTGGCCGCCTTCTACGACGAGGCGGCGACGAGCCTCGCCGAGGTGCTGGCGTCCGGGCGCGACGTGGCGATCCTGTCGGAGGGGGACCCCTTCTTCTACGGCTCGTTCATGCATCTCTGGCGCCGGCTGAAGGACCGGTTCCCGGTCGAGGTCGTGCCGGGCGTCACCGGCATGTCGGGCTGCTGGACCCGGGCCAACACCCCGATCACCTGGGGCGACGACGTGCTGACGGTCCTGCCCGCCACCCTGCCCTACGCGACGCTCGTCGCGCGGCTGAGCACGACCGACGCCGCCGTGGTGATGAAGCTCGGCCGCCACCTGCCGAAGGTGCGCGCGGCGCTGACCGAAGCCGGGCTGATCGGCCGCGCGGTCTATGTCGAGCGCGGCACCATGGCGGGCGAGACCGTGACGCCGCTCAGCCAGAAGCCCGACGACCGGGCGCCGTATTTCTCGATGGTGCTGGTGCCGGGCGAGGGCCGCCGGCCGTGA